Part of the Natronolimnobius sp. AArcel1 genome is shown below.
CGACGCCCACGTCTACTGCGGCCGCGGCGCGCGCGGGGAATGGTACGCCGACAATCTCGAGGCCCTCCAAACGCGCCTCGCCGACGTCGACGACCGCGAGGAGTACCTCATAGTCAAGGAGTGGCTCGAGTCCGAAGCGCCCGCCGAAGCCGAGGGCGACGAACGGAAAGACCACGTGCCCGGTCTCCTCAAGCAACTCTCCAGAGAGCCACTCGAGCGCCCGACGCTCGAGATTGCAGATGTCTCGATTGACGAACTCACCGCGGAGGATGTCGAGATCAAAGACTACGAGTCCCACGACGGGATCACATTCGGAGTGGCCGAATGAGCGACGGTGGGGCCGACAGCGTGCGTGCTGCAGACGACCTCGAGCGCGAACTCGTTGGCATCGTCGCCGTCGCCGACAACGGCATCATCGGCAAGGACGGAGACATGCCATGGCACATTCCCGAGGATCTGGCTCACTTCAAAGAGACCACGATGGACCACCCGGTCATCATGGGCCGCGTCACCTACGAGGGCATTCTCGAGGCGCTCGGCGAACCCTTGCCCGGGCGGACGACGGTCGTCCTCACGAGTCGCGACCTCGAGACCCCCGATAACGCCGTGACGGCAGGCAGTCTCGAGGAGGCACTCGAGAAGGCCGAGCAGGCTGCACGCGTACGCCACGACGACGCTGACCGCATCTTCGTCGCGGGCGGCGCAACCGTCTACGAGCAGTTCCTGCCCGCCCTCGAGCGCCTGATTAGTACGGAGGTTCACCGAGAACCCGACGGGGATACGCAGTTTCCGGACTGGAATAGGAAGACGTGGAACGAACTCGAGCGCGACGAGCGCGATGGCTTCGCGTTCGTCGAGTACGTCCGGTGACTGCAGACCCAGTCACTATTTGAAAATAGTCACTGCATGGCAGTTCAGCACTGTTCTCTATGACTGCAATAGGGTGCAGTAACGGGGAACCAGCTGTGTGCGTTGGTGTATTCTGACCCATACCCGACAAATGTGGGGCAAATATTGTCTCTTCGCACGGTTCTCGGCAGTTTCAAATGTGATCGGTTCGTAGACC
Proteins encoded:
- a CDS encoding dihydrofolate reductase gives rise to the protein MSDGGADSVRAADDLERELVGIVAVADNGIIGKDGDMPWHIPEDLAHFKETTMDHPVIMGRVTYEGILEALGEPLPGRTTVVLTSRDLETPDNAVTAGSLEEALEKAEQAARVRHDDADRIFVAGGATVYEQFLPALERLISTEVHREPDGDTQFPDWNRKTWNELERDERDGFAFVEYVR